From the Clupea harengus chromosome 15, Ch_v2.0.2, whole genome shotgun sequence genome, one window contains:
- the LOC105893929 gene encoding tripartite motif-containing protein 29-like has product MAESSTQREDSFTCPVCLDLMKDPVAVPCGHTYCLGCIKGCWDQEDGKGMYSCPQCRQTFRPRPVLSRNILIAEIVEEFRKTRIQTDVPAHCYAGPGDVECDVCTGRKLKAVKSCLDCLLSYCETHFKVHNELFPGRHSVIDATGQLQERICSHHKKVFEIFCRTDQSCICYLCTMDEHKGHDTVTAAAERTHKQRQLGQTQRRFQQRIQEREKELQELRKAVETLKMRTDHIRQHSAQKAVEDSERIFTEMIRSIERRRSRVKELIRDQEKAEVSRAEDLLKRLEQEIAELKRRDAELEQLSHTEDHIHFLKNVLSIRDSPHSSPSMTFNQSFSFEAVKESVSGVKVQLDDIFRQEVVKISAAGG; this is encoded by the exons ATGGCGGAATCTTCGACCCAAAGAGAGGATTCTTTCACTTGTCCAGTTTGTCTGGATCTAATGAAGGATCCAGTTGCCGTTCCATGTGGACACACTTATTGTCTGGGCTGTATTAAAGGttgctgggatcaggaagatgGTAAAGGCAtgtacagctgcccccagtgcagacagacatttAGGCCAAGACCTGTTCTCAGTAGAAACATTCTGATTGCTGAAATAGTGGAGGAATTTAGGAAGACCAGAATCCAAACTGATGTTCCTGCTCACTGTtatgctggacctggagatgtggagtgtgacgtctgcactgggagaaaactcaaagctgtgaagtcctgtctggattgtctgttgtcttactgtgaaactcacttcAAAGTTCACAATGAACTTTTTCCTGGACGACACTCAGTGATTGATGCCACAGGCCAACTACAGGAGAGGATCTGCTCTCATcataagaaggtttttgaaatattttgtcgaacggatcagagttgtatctgctatctgtgcacgatggacgaacataaaggccatgacacagtcactgctgcagcagaacggacacacaaacag aggcagttggggcagacccagaggagattccagcagagaatccaggagagagagaaggagctgcaggagctgaggaaggctgtggagactctcaagatgagaactgaccacataagaCAACA ctctgcacagaaagcagtggaggacagtgagaggatcttcactgagatgatccgctccattgagagaaggcgctctagggtgaaagagctgatcagagatcaggagaaggctgaggtgagtcgggctgaagacctcctgaagcgactggagcaggagattgctgagctgaagaggagagatgctgagctggagcagctttcacacacagaggatcacatccatttcctcaag aatgtcctgtcaatcagagactctcctcactcctcgcccagcatgaccttcaaccaaagcttctcttttgaggctgtgaaggaaTCTGTCTCTGGAGTGAAGGTGCAGCTGGATGACATCTTCAGGCAGGAAGTAGTCAAGATATCTGCAGCAGGTGGATAA